A genomic window from Methylorubrum extorquens includes:
- a CDS encoding DUF6481 family protein: MSFTKQNSFDDRRQDSASSREAMLARFRARPSNDDPAVQARQAERRAIAVARDERVKERETQRRIEAERLAAAAAAEREAEVARKAAEIEAAAERAREAQAKQKEERDARYAARKAKIKLRR; encoded by the coding sequence GTGAGCTTCACCAAACAAAACTCCTTCGACGACCGTCGCCAGGATTCGGCTTCCTCCCGGGAAGCCATGCTCGCCCGCTTCCGCGCCCGTCCCTCCAACGACGATCCGGCCGTGCAGGCCCGCCAGGCTGAGCGCCGCGCGATCGCCGTTGCGCGCGACGAACGGGTCAAGGAGCGCGAGACGCAGCGCCGTATCGAGGCCGAGCGGCTGGCTGCTGCCGCCGCCGCCGAGCGTGAGGCCGAAGTGGCCCGCAAGGCCGCCGAGATCGAGGCTGCCGCCGAGCGTGCCCGCGAGGCTCAGGCCAAGCAGAAGGAAGAGCGGGACGCCCGCTACGCCGCCCGCAAGGCCAAGATCAAGCTGCGCCGCTGA
- a CDS encoding AMP-binding protein, protein MSAQRAITQVEASQRALQEALKGAPQGIPNAASHQAPADAPLRRVSLGSLLTATARRHPDRIAVVDPADKPDWSDRPAITWTYAAAAEIVERLARGLRSWRLPPGSRIGLCLPGSAESALAILAVEAAGHVACLLPVSWDEDRLLAAAQNVALSAVLTQARLGSAAPAERLCAVAARYFGLRYLAAFGPDVPDGVINLDRFVLDGPAGEPTGPAPAAAGIVSFIGGDPERPVYRSGESVVAAAAAHLVAMRVAPGERILSLIGPHDLRGLATGLAAALVAGATLETLPLFDGAAFATALCRPGPTHLVAPAFLEKNLAGRDLPTDLRSVALVHRAPTRFPNRSRSVDRPQGLRLDTVIDTIAFDETALLSGRRGTAGDLSLVLGKPERLSLPAALLSVRRDADDRLAFRGQACTVTPLQRGNRQVIPSGVWHETAYAPVLFAGLATAIEVLDPSDSPEAAEIFAPA, encoded by the coding sequence GTGTCGGCGCAACGGGCAATCACGCAGGTTGAGGCGTCGCAAAGGGCCTTGCAGGAAGCCTTGAAAGGCGCCCCGCAGGGAATCCCGAACGCGGCCTCGCATCAGGCACCGGCCGACGCTCCGCTGCGGCGCGTCAGCCTCGGCAGCCTCCTGACCGCCACGGCGCGGCGGCATCCCGACCGGATCGCGGTGGTCGACCCCGCCGACAAGCCGGACTGGAGCGACCGGCCCGCCATCACCTGGACCTACGCCGCGGCTGCCGAGATCGTGGAGCGCCTCGCCCGCGGCTTGCGGAGCTGGCGCCTGCCGCCGGGGAGCCGCATCGGCCTGTGCCTGCCGGGCTCGGCCGAGAGCGCGCTGGCGATCCTCGCCGTCGAGGCCGCCGGCCATGTCGCCTGCCTGCTCCCGGTCTCCTGGGACGAGGATCGCCTGCTCGCCGCAGCGCAGAACGTCGCGCTGAGCGCCGTGCTGACCCAGGCCCGGCTCGGCTCCGCCGCACCCGCTGAACGCCTCTGCGCCGTCGCCGCGCGCTATTTCGGCCTGCGCTACCTCGCCGCCTTCGGCCCCGACGTGCCGGACGGCGTGATCAACCTCGACCGGTTCGTCCTCGACGGCCCTGCCGGAGAGCCGACCGGCCCGGCACCCGCTGCGGCCGGCATCGTCAGCTTCATCGGCGGCGACCCCGAGCGGCCGGTCTACCGGAGCGGCGAATCGGTGGTGGCGGCCGCTGCCGCCCATCTCGTGGCGATGCGGGTCGCGCCCGGCGAACGCATCCTCAGCCTGATCGGCCCGCACGACCTGCGCGGCCTGGCCACCGGGCTCGCCGCCGCCCTCGTCGCGGGGGCTACGCTGGAGACGCTGCCGCTGTTCGACGGGGCCGCCTTCGCGACGGCCCTGTGCCGCCCGGGCCCGACGCATCTCGTCGCCCCCGCCTTCCTCGAAAAGAACCTCGCCGGCCGCGACCTGCCGACGGATCTGCGCTCCGTCGCCCTGGTGCACCGGGCGCCGACGCGCTTTCCCAACCGCAGCCGCTCCGTGGACCGGCCGCAGGGCTTGCGCCTCGATACGGTGATCGACACCATCGCTTTCGACGAGACGGCGCTCCTCTCCGGCCGGCGCGGGACGGCGGGTGACCTCTCGCTGGTGCTCGGCAAGCCGGAGCGGCTCTCCCTTCCCGCGGCTCTGCTGTCCGTGCGACGCGACGCGGACGATCGCCTCGCCTTCCGCGGCCAAGCCTGCACCGTGACGCCGTTGCAGCGCGGGAATCGGCAGGTGATCCCGAGCGGGGTGTGGCACGAGACAGCTTATGCGCCGGTGCTGTTCGCGGGCCTTGCGACGGCGATCGAGGTCCTGGACCCGTCCGATTCCCCCGAAGCGGCAGAAATTTTTGCGCCTGCGTAA
- a CDS encoding cold-shock protein has product MSIGTVKWFNEQKGFGFIQPEDGSKDVFVHISAVERAGLRGLTEGQKVSYEMETDRRSGKQSAGQLQVA; this is encoded by the coding sequence ATGAGCATCGGCACCGTCAAGTGGTTCAACGAGCAGAAGGGCTTCGGCTTCATCCAGCCTGAGGACGGCTCGAAGGACGTCTTCGTCCACATCTCCGCCGTCGAGCGTGCCGGCCTGCGTGGCCTCACCGAGGGCCAGAAGGTCTCCTACGAGATGGAAACCGACCGCCGCTCCGGCAAGCAGTCGGCGGGTCAGCTCCAAGTCGCGTAA